In Aspergillus fumigatus Af293 chromosome 4, whole genome shotgun sequence, one genomic interval encodes:
- a CDS encoding kinase-related protein, with protein sequence MEEQVDRLVDKVWKKFHPLPENARLMIAISGIPGSGKTGLASIMANRINQLYSDQYASQPPIAADIPMDGYHLTRAQLAQMPDPEYAAARRGAAFTFDGEKFLRLVQALREPITSETRILYAPSFDHAVKDPVDDDIPIAPTSRIIFFEGNYLSLNKEPWSSAAKLMDELWFVEVDFETARKRLVRRHVQAGIAKDEAEADKRAMENDLVNGQEIVDNRMDVQEIITSYYDTRWDR encoded by the exons ATGGAGGAGCAAGTAGACAGGCTAGTGGATAAAGTATGGA AGAAGTTCCATCCTCTACCAGAAAATGCTCGCTTGATGATTGCAATCAGTGGCATTCCAGGTTCTGGGAAGACAGGACTTGCCAGCATTATGGCCAATCGCATCAACCAGCTCTACTCAGATCAATATGCAAGTCAGCCGCCCATAGCGGCGGACATCCCTATGGATGGCTATCACCTCACACGAGCGCAACTAGCTCAGATGCCAGATCCAGAATACGCTGCTGCGCGACGTGGTGCGGCTTTCACCTTTGACGGCGAGAAGTTTCTGAGGCTAGTGCAGGCACTGAGGGAGCCGATAACATCAGAGACGCGCATATTGTACGCTCCAAGCTTCGACCATGCGGTCAAGGATCCGGTTGATGACGATATACCCATTGCTCCGACGAGCAGGATAATATTCTTCGAGGGAAACTACCTCAGTCTGAACAAGGAGCCGTGGAGCTCTGCAGCAAAGCTCATGGATGAGCTATGGTTCGTTGAGGTCGATTTCGAGACTGCTCGGAAGAGGCTGGTTCGGCGACATGTGCAAGCGGGTATCGCAAAGGATGAAGCTGAGGCGGACAAACGGGCGATGGAGAATGATCTTGTTAACGGACAAGAGATTGTCGATAACAGGATGGATGTCCAAGAGATTATTACCAGTTACTATGATACCCGGTGGGATAGGTGA
- a CDS encoding putative GPI anchored cell wall protein, whose translation MFFSKSTFVLSFLALGNIVAAAQTPACLLSVVGAEKNPADLKAVCVTNGDDVQKKIANTCGDSEQAALSWFADTCDAAGYKVDIKSSTTTSESATGTSTKGSASNTGFVTATATGSSSSGENKSGTSSSSATSTSQTVSAGSSDRQVSAAAFAAVVFFGFAATL comes from the exons ATGTTCTTTTCGAAGTCTACTTTCGTCCTCTCATTCCTGGCACTGGGCAACATTGTCGCTGCTGCGCAGACACCTGCCTGCCTTCTCTCGGTTGTAGG GGCTGAGAAGAATCCCGCCGACCTCAAGGCTGTCTGTGTTACCAATGGCGATGATGTACAGAAAAAGATCGCGAACACTTGTGGTGATAGTGAGCAGGCAGCCCTGTCGTGGTTTGCTGATACCTGCGACGCTGCAGGCTACAAAGTTG ATATCAAATCCTCTACCACTACCTCTGAGTCCGCTACCGGAACTTCCACTAAGGGCTCGGCATCTAACACCGGTTTCGTTACTGCTACTGCGACTGGCTCTTCTAGCTCTGGGGAGAACAAGTCCGGAACTTCTAGCTCCAGTGCTACGTCGACTTCCCAGACAGTCTCAGCTGGCTCGTCTGATCGACAGGTCTCCGCAGCAGCCTTTGCGGctgtcgtcttcttcggctttgcTGCAACCCTGTAG
- a CDS encoding sphingomyelin phosphodiesterase, translating to MRLTTFVAALASLATIHGASSENWASTIWDDIKETITCAGCEGLLGTLKLVAGLGENVLINVLTDVCKLAKVEDPDVCAGIIRAEGPAAYYVLKQLKVGSHTSKSFCSQMVGLCDYPEVRPYKISFPVPKPSTHRPPPSGQPPIRVAHISDTHVDRAYETGANYECSKPICCRVYTENDAPGKTSFPCGPYGHPKCDPPLRLEESMVAAIAAMDPAFSIYTGDVVPHDVWSVNQTEVLHDLNATYSLLDQLGLVYAALGNHDTAPVNLFPSERIPLSHNPQWAYDALAEDWTNLVGGPLSAPVVHATDQFGSYSAVHPGGKLRIISYNSVFYYTYNFYAYQEPMEYDPNGQLAWLISELQAAETAGQRVWLIAHIPTGGTDTLHDYSHYLDQIIQRYDATIAALFFGHTHTDLFQVSYADPAHPSADSASAVGYITPSLTPTSGPPAFRIYDIDPVTFAVLDYTVYTANVSTEATPQWTKYYSAKESYGSLITPPVTDPTAELTPAFWHNVTVLMETDNSVFQAWWARTTRGFKVRECNAQCARDQICSLRAADAQYGCVRGTLSITKRDGLNLAGVAPASASGPQVHVHSTRPQCEEGGLARVLAAVIRETDDLQGLLLQRAELYI from the exons ATGAGATTGACCACCTTTGTTGCTGCTCTCGCCTCACTGGCTACCATTCACGGCGCCTCTAGCGAGAACTGGGCCAGCACGATTTGGGATGATATCAAAGAGACAATCACCTGTGCTGGTTGCGAG GGACTGTTGGGAACGCTCAAACTGGTCGCTGGTCTCGGAGAAAATGTCTTGATCAATGTCCTCACCGATGTGTGCAAGCTGGCCAAG GTGGAGGACCCCGACGTCTGCGCCGGTATCATCAGGGCTGAAGGTCCCGCCGCATATTACGTGCTCAAGCAACTCAAAGTGGGTTCGCATACCTCGAAATCGTTCTGTTCGCAGATGGTTGGCCTCTGCGACTATCCCGAGGTTCGACCGTACAAAATCTCCTTCCCTGTCCCCAAACCCTCGACGCATCGCCCCCCTCCGAGCGGCCAGCCTCCGATCCGGGTAGCGCATATTAGCGACACGCACGTTGATCGCGCCTACGAGACTGGCGCCAACTACGAGTGTTCGAAGCCCATCTGCTGCCGTGTGTATACCGAGAATGACGCCCCCGGAAAGACCTCGTTCCCCTGCGGTCCGTACGGTCATCCCAAATGCGACCCCCCGCTTCGGCTCGAGGAGAGCATGGTGGCCGCCATCGCCGCTATGGACCCGGCCTTTTCCATTTACACCGGGGACGTGGTCCCCCATGATGTCTGGTCGGTCAACCAGACCGAAGTACTGCACGATCTCAATGCGACATACAGCCTCCTGGACCAACTGGGTCTTGTCTACGCCGCATTGGGCAACCACGACACCGCGCCCGTCAACCTTTTCCCCTCCGAGCGCATTCCCCTCTCCCACAACCCACAATGGGCCTATGATGCCCTCGCCGAAGACTGGACGAACCTGGTGGGCGGTCCGCTGTCCGCGCCTGTTGTGCACGCGACCGACCAGTTCGGATCCTACTCGGCCGTTCACCCGGGAGGCAAGCTGCGCATCATCTCATATAACAGCGTCTTCTACTACACGTACAATTTTTATGCCTACCAGGAACCGATGGAGTACGATCCGAACGGGCAACTCGCCTGGCTCATCTCCGAGCTGCAGGCCGCTGAGACAGCGGGCCAGCGCGTCTGGCTCATCGCGCACATTCCCACAGGAGGTACCGATACCCTGCACGACTACTCGCACTACCTCGACCAGATCATCCAGCGGTACGACGCGACCATCGCCGCCCTGTTCTTCGGCCACACGCACACCGACCTCTTCCAGGTCTCCTACGCCGACCCGGCGCACCCAAGCGCGGACTCCGCATCCGCTGTTGGGTACATTACCCCCTCGTTGACCCCAACTTCAGGACCCCCAGCCTTCCGCATTTACGACATCGACCCGGTAACTTTCGCCGTGCTAGACTACACCGTCTACACCGCAAACGTCTCCACCGAGGCCACGCCTCAATGGACAAAATACTACTCCGCCAAGGAAAGCTACGGCTCCCTCATCACCCCACCCGTCACCGACCCCACCGCAGAACTCACCCCGGCCTTCTGGCACAACGTCACGGTTTTAATGGAAACCGACAACTCCGTCTTTCAGGCGTGGTGGGCGCGCACAACACGGGGGTTTAAAGTGCGCGAATGCAACGCGCAGTGCGCGCGCGATCAGATCTGCTCGTTGAGGGCCGCGGACGCCCAGTACGGCTGTGTGCGCGGCACCCTGTCCATTACCAAGCGCGATGGCCTGAACCTCGCCGGTGTTGCccctgcctctgcctctggcCCACAAGTGCACGTGCATTCCACTCGGCCGCAGTGCGAGGAGGGCGGGCTGGCGAGGGTGTTAGCGGCCGTCATACGGGAGACGGATGACTTGCAGGGGCTGCTTTTGCAGCGGGCTGAGCTGTATATCTAA
- a CDS encoding glutamate dehydrogenase, protein MSNLPHEPEFEQAYKELASTLENSTLFEKNPEYRKALAVVSVPERVVQFRVVWEDDNHQVQINRGYRVQFNSALGPYKGGLRFHPSVNLSILKFLGFEQIFKNALTGLNMGGGKGGSDFDPKGKSDNEIRRFCVAFMTELCKHIGADTDVPAGDIGVTGREIGFLFGQYRKIRNQWEGVLTGKGGSWGGSLIRPEATGYGLVYYVDHMIKYVTKGAESFAGKRVAISGSGNVAQFAALKVIELGGSVVSLSDSKGSLVVNGEGSFTPAEIDIIAQLKVDRKQLSEVATTEAFATKFKYIEGARPWVHVGKVDVALPSATQNEVSGEEAQALIDAGCKFIAEGSNMGCTQAAIDIFEAHRQANPGAAAIWYAPGKAANAGGVAVSGLEMAQNSARISWTAEEVDSRLKDIMESCFRNGLDTAVKYATPAEGVLPSLVTGSNIAGFTKVAEAMKEQGDWW, encoded by the exons ATGTCTAACCTTCCTCACGAGCCCGAGTTCGAGCAGGCCTACAAGG AGCTTGCCTCTACTCTTGAGAACTCGACTCTCTTCGAGAAGAACCCTGAATATCGCAAGGCTCTCGCCGTTGTCTCCGTCCCCGAGCGTGTGGTTCAGTTCCGTGTCGTCTGGGAGGATGACAACCACCAGGTCCAGATCAACCGTGGTTACCGTGTCCAGTTCAACTCCGCTCTTGGTCCCTACAAGGGTGGTCTCCGTTTCCACCCCTCCGTTAACCTGTCCATCCTGAAGTTCCTTGGTTTCGAGCAGATCTTCAAGAATGCTCTGACCGGTCTGAACATGGGTGGTGGCAAGGGTGGTTCCGACTTCGACCCCAAGGGCAAGTCCGACAACGAGATCCGTCGCTTCTGCGTGGCCTTCATGACCGAGCTGTGCAAGCACATCGGTGCCGACACCGACGTCCCCGCCGGTGACATTGGTGTCACCGGTCGTGAGATCGGTTTCCTCTTTGGCCAATACCGCAAGATCCGCAACCAGTGGGAGGGTGTCCTCACCGGCAAGGGCGGTAGCTGGGGTGGTTCTCTGATCCGTCCCGAGGCCACCGGCTACGGTCTCGTCTACTACGTCGACCATATGATCAAGTATGTCACCAAGGGTGCCGAGTCCTTCGCCGGCAAGCGCGTCGCCATCTCCGGCTCTGGTAATGTCGCCCAGTTCGCTGCCCTCAAGGTCATCGAGCTCGGCGGTTCCGTCGTCTCCCTGTCCGACAGCAAGGGCTCCCTGGTTGTCAACGGCGAGGGCAGCTTCACCCCCGCCGAGATCGACATCATCGCGCAGCTCAAGGTCGACCGCAAGCAGCTCTCCGAGGTCGCTACCACCGAGGCCTTTGCCACCAAGTTCAAGTACATCGAGGGCGCCCGCCCTTGGGTCCACGTCGGCAAGGTCGACGTCGCCCTCCCCTCCGCCACCCAGAACGAGGTCTCCGGCGAGGAGGCCCAGGCCCTGATCGACGCCGGCTGCAAGTTCATCGCTGAGGGCTCCAACATGGGCTGCACCCAGGCCGCCATCGACATCTTCGAGGCCCACCGCCAGGCTAACCCTGGTGCCGCCGCCATCTGGTACGCCCCCGGCAAGGCCGCCAACGCCGGCGGAGTCGCCGTCTCCGGCCTCGAGATGGCCCAGAACTCGGCCCGCATCAGCTGGACTGCTGAGGAGGTCGACTCTCGCCTCAAGGACATCATGGAGTCCTGCTTCCGTAACGGTCTCGACACCGCCGTCAAGTACGCCACTCCCGCTGAGGGTGTCCTGCCTTCCCTGGTCACCGGTAGCAACATCGCCGGTTTCACCAAGGTTGCCGAGGCTATGAAGGAGCAGGGTGACTGGTGGTAA
- a CDS encoding putative MFS monosaccharide transporter gives MADRRPEVLVVSVIFFALATVFVALRFVSRIFVVRRVGLHDYLMLLAWLIDFGFSFSLFYATSKGLGLHDHDIPLDDRPGLNRADYAFTVLYNPALMAVKTSILVFYLTLTKGEKVFRWANYVTLFAVNAAGLALTLVNVFQCRPVHAAYSYPLPPDAHCIDILTLYLSSSPVNIITDLAILFIPNPILTQMRLPRKQKIILVITFSFGFFVAVVDVIRIAYIQDAATSRQIAVKDFHYQSASVDDFNWYASLSFMWSVVEVNVSVMCACVPSLKPLVARLIPKLIRDTDESTPNTADLNHPPSVEPPTALPQGAVAVPVNVPPSPSKSGSPRTRNKPSQSGSRSSGSVADTRGTQPGSMDMLEFLTSPEPARHDAEANTATLTSTSSPHSITFFDFVNMNNPPSMLKLTNKESIAPNALTTILFFMWGVAYGLLDILNTQFQQIVRLDSWRSLGLHAVYFGGYLVGPPLVGRTVLKRWGFKSTFITGLCIYACGTLVFWPSAVLTSYSAFTISNFIVGFGLAVLETAANPFIALCGPLENSEIRLNISQGVQAIGSVVSPLLAKKVLFKRVTDVGSLVDVQWTYLGIALFDVLLAVAFYYLPIPEASDEDLEELANRRREDNMTKVLGVPVVWLTLGLGVFSQFFYVAGQEVLSRSFDSFVVAANPSLGAFEYLTIGHTVFAIGRFLTAFMQWFLKPRWVLMLSYIGMIVFAVLCMKTTGSTAVAMSLMVYLFESGAFSTIFALSLRGTARHTKTAASLLATAISGGAFFPFAQYAAELSGGVSYSYSVLVALFCAGAIFPLYLNFVPAAKKQVDPVPDEYLRRHRRRRSCVAANKTLAPVPREKDNPSVGGVLSRRRSVLSDPLPTINLPETTYNPMSSPSRTNLPEKQSSSSSARSGGGLMHDLAPWPES, from the exons ATGGCGGATCGCAGACCAGAGGTATTGGTCGTCTCGGTCATATTTTTCGCTCTCGCAACCGTCTTTGTAGCTCTGCGATTTGTGTCGCGGATCTTCGTCGTGCGGAGGGTTGGCCTGCATGACTATCTGATGCTACTGGCTTGG TTGATCGACTTTGGCTTCTCGTTCTCGCTCTTCTACGCGACCAGCAAGGGTCTGGGCCTTCACGACCATGATATTCCACTCGACGATCGGCCCGGTCTCAACCGTGCCGATTATGCCTTTACCGTCCTCTAC AATCCTGCGCTGATGGCTGTTAAAACCTCCATCCTCGTTTTCTACCTTACCTTGACCAAGGGCGAAAAAGTCTTTCGCTGGGCCAACTACGTGACTCTCTTTGCCGTCAATGCCGCGGGCTTGGCCCTCACTCTCGTCAACGTCTTTCAATGTCGTCCCGTGCACGCTGCGTACTCGTATCCTTTGCCACCGGACGCGCATTGCATCGATATCCTCACTTTATACCTTTCTTCCTCGCCGGTCAACATCATTACTGATTTAGCCATCTTGTTCATTCCAAACCCGATCTTGACGCAGATGCGCCTACCTCGAAAACAAAAGATTATCCTGGTTATCACCTTTAGCTTCGGTTTCTTCGTGGCCGTGGTCGATGTGATCCGAATCGCCTACATCCAGGACGCGGCCACATCCCGTCAAATCGCGGTCAAGGATTTCCATTATCAATCTGCCTCGGTCGACGATTTTAACT GGTACGCATCTCTCTCGTTCATGTGGTCGGTTGTCGAAGTCAACGTGTCGGTCATGTGCGCGTGTGTCCCCAGTCTAAAGCCCCTTGTGGCTCGTCTCATTCCGAAGTTGATAAGAGACACGGACGAGAGCACTCCGAACACGGCTGATTTGAACCATCCTCCATCGGTCGAACCTCCCACAGCCTTGCCCCAGGGAGCTGTCGCGGTCCCTGTCAATGTACCGCCATCGCCTTCGAAGTCCGGCAGCCCCCGGACCCGGAATAAACCATCACAGTCAGGAAGCCGTAGCAGTGGTAGTGTCGCTGACACCCGAGGAACGCAACCAGGGTCCATGGACATGCTGGAGTTCTTGACATCCCCCGAACCTGCTCGTCACGATGCAGAAGCCAATACGGCTACCCTGACCAGCACGTCGTCTCCGCACAGTATCACCTTTTTCGACTTTGTAAACATGAACAACCCGCCCAGTATGCTCAAGTTAACGAACAAAGAATCGATCGCTCCGAACGCACTGACGaccatcctcttctttatGTGGGGCGTCGCGTATGGGCTACTGGACATCTTGAACACGCAATTTCAGCAGATCGTCCGCCTGGACTCGTGGCGCTCCCTGGGCCTTCATGCTGTATACTTTGGTGGGTACTTGGTGGGCCCACCTCTGGTCGGGCGAACTGTGTTGAAGCGATGGGGGTTCAAGTCGACATTTATAACGGGCCTATGCATATATGCGTGTGGGACGCTCGTCTTCTGGCCCTCGGCCGTATTGACCTCGTATTCTGCTTTTACAATCTCGAATTTCATCGTTGGTTTCGGGCTCGCTGTGTTGGAGACGGCCGCCAATCCATTCATCGCTCTCTGCGGGCCGCTGGAGAATTCCGAAATCCGTCTCAATATCTCGCAGGGTGTGCAGGCTATTGGAAGCGTTGTTTCGCCTCTTCTGGCTAAAAAGGTTTTGTTCAAACGGGTCACTGATGTGGGATCCCTGGTGGACGTCCAATGGACCTACTTGGGCATCGCTCTGTTTGACGTGCTCCTAGCCGTCGCCTTCTACTATCTGCCCATCCCCGAGGCGTCCGatgaagatctggaggaactaGCCAACCGTCGCCGCGAGGATAATATGACCAAAGTGCTCGGAGTGCCTGTGGTTTGGTTGACCCTGGGGCTTGGGGTATTTTCCCAATTCTTCTATGTGGCAGGCCAGGAAGTTCTTTCGCGGAGCTTTGATTCCTTTGTTGTTGCTGCGAATCCAAG CCTCGGCGCTTTCGAATACTTGACGATCGGACACACCGTCTTTGCGATCGGGCGGTTCCTGACTGCCTTCATGCAATGGTTCTTGAAACCACGATGGGTTCTGATGCTTTCGTACATTGGCATGATTGTGTTTGCAGTGCTATGCATGAAGACGACCGGCTCCACTGCGGTCGCCATGAGTCTGATGGTCTACCTCTTTGAGAGCGGCGCATTCAGCACGATTTTCGCCCTGTCCCTCCGTGGCACCGCCCGTCATACGAAGACGGCTGCTTCGCTACTGGCCACGGCCATCAGCGGTGGAgcttttttccccttcgcGCAGTACGCCGCCGAGCTCTCGGGTGGTGTTTCCTACTCGTACAGCGTTCTTGTTGCGCTTTTCTGCGCCGGCGCTATCTTTCCCTTGTACTTGAATTTTGTGCCGGCCGCCAAGAAGCAGGTCGACCCCGTCCCCGACGAGTATCTCCGCCGTCACCGCCGTCGTCGTAGCTGTGTGGCCGCGAACAAAACCCTCGCTCCCGTTCCCCGCGAGAAGGATAACCCCTCAGTTGGCGGCGTTCTATCCCGCCGTCGCAGCGTATTGAGCGATCCACTTCCTACCATCAACCTCCCCGAAACAACCTACAATCCGATGTCAAGTCCCAGCAGAACGAATCTTCCAGAGAAGcagtcatcgtcatcatctgCCAGGAGCGGCGGCGGGCTCATGCATGACCTCGCCCCCTGGCCGGAATCATGA
- a CDS encoding ribonucleotide-diphosphate reductase subunit RNR1 codes for MFVYKRDGRKERVQFDKITARVSRLCYGLDPEHVDAAAITQKVISGVYQGVTTVELDNLAAETAAYMTVTHPDYAILAARIAVSNLHKQTKKQFSLVISDLYHYVNPKNKQPAPMISKETYEIVMKHADELNSAIVYDRDFNYNFFGFKTLERSYLLRINGKVAERPQHLLMRVAVGIHGNNIEKAIETYHLMSQKYFTHASPTLFNAGTPQPQLASCFLVDMKEDSIEGIYDTLKTCAMISKTAGGIGLNVHRIRATGSYIGGTNGSSNGIVPMLRVFNNTARYVDQGGNKRPGAFAIYLEPWHADIFEFLDLRKNHGKEEVRARDLFYALWTPDLFMKRVESNGDWTLFCPNEAPGLADVYGDEFDALYERYEKEGRGRKTIKAQKLWYAILEAQTETGNPFMLYKDACNKKSNQKNLGTIRSSNLCTEIIEYSAPDEVAVCNLASLALPTFVDAARGEYDFGKLHEVVQVLVRNLNKIIDVNYYPVPEAKKSNMRHRPIALGVNGLADAFLALRLPFDSAEARQLNIQIFETIYHGALTASCELAKEFGPYETYEGSPVSQGILQYDMWDRTPTDLWDWDSLKAKIAQHGVRNSLLVAPMPTASTSQILGFNECFEPYTSNIYSRRVLAGEFQVVNPWLLKDLVDLGLWSDNMKNRIIADGGSVQNIPNIPADIKALYKTVWEISQRTILQMAADRGAFIDQSQSLNIHLKEPTMGKLTSMHFAGWKMGLKTGMYYLRTMAASAPIQFTVDQEQLKVADTNVARANAAYKKRAAGSVPTTYSAVPRTTSAPLNGHSEDGSPRALAADVTADSETGVNGSQEEDDERESGERESDIYSQKVLQCSIENKEACLMCQG; via the exons ATGTTTGTCTACAAGAGAG ACGGACGCAAAGAACGCGTACAGTTTGACAAAATCACTGCACGTGTATCAAGACTGTGCTATGGTCTTGACCCAGAACACGTCGATGCTGCTGCTATCACGCAGAAGGTCATCTCTGGTGTCTACCAGGGTGTCACCACTGTTGAGCTGGATAACTTG GCTGCCGAGACTGCCGCGTACATGACCGTCACTCACCCCGATTATGCCATCTTAGCTGCCCGTATAGCCGTGTCCAACCTCCACAAGCAAACCAAGAAGCAGTTCTCTCTGGTCATCTCGGACCTGTACCACTATGTTAACCCCAAAAACAAGCAACCCGCGCCAATGATTTCGAAAGAGACGTATGAAATTGTCATGAAACATGCTGATGAGCTCAACTCTGCTATTGTATATGATCGTGACTTCAACTACAACTTTTTCGGTTTCAAGACACTCGAGCGGTCCTACCTGCTGCGAATCAATGGCAAGGTTGCTGAGCGTCCGCAGCACTTGTTGATGCGTGTTGCGGTTGGCATTCATGGCAACAATATTGAAAAGGCCATTGAGACCTACCACCTCATGTCTCAGAAATACTTCACTCATGCTTCTCCTACTCTGTTCAATGCTGGTACTCCCCAACCCCAGCTTGCGTCTTGCTTCCTCGTCGATATGAAGGAGGATAGCATTGAGGGTATCTACGACACCCTTAAGACTTGTGCCATGATCTCGAAGACAGCTGGCGGTATCGGCCTTAACGTTCACCGCATCCGTGCCACAGGCTCCTACATTGGTGGCACTAATGGGTCCTCTAACGGTATTGTTCCCATGCTTCGCGTGTTCAACAACACTGCTAGGTATGTCGACCAGGGAGGTAACAAGCGCCCTGGCGCTTTTGCTATTTACCTCGAGCCTTGGCATGCCGATATCTTCGAGTTCCTGGATCTTCGCAAGAACCACGGTAAGGAGGAAGTCAGAGCCCGTGATCTGTTCTACGCCCTGTGGACCCCTGATCTGTTCATGAAGCGAGTTGAGTCCAACGGTGACTGGACTCTGTTCTGCCCCAATGAAGCCCCTGGTTTGGCAGATGTTTATGGTGATGAGTTTGATGCTCTTTATGAACG GTACGAGAAAGAGGGCCGTGGTCGTAAGACCATCAAGGCTCAAAAGCTTTGGTATGCTATTCTTGAGGCTCAGACCGAGACTGGCAACCCCTTTATGCTTTACAAGGATGCCTgcaacaagaagagcaacCAGAAGAACCTGGGAACTATTCGCAGCTCCAATCTTTGCACGGAGATCATTGAGTACAGTGCTCCTGACGAAGTTGCTGTCTGCAACCTGGCTTCTCTCGCGCTTCCTACTTTTGTCGACGCGGCCCGTGGAGAGTATGACTTCGGCAAGCTGCACGAGGTTGTGCAGGTCTTGGTTCGTAACTTGAACAAGATTATTGATGTAAACTACTACCCTGTTCCAGAGGccaagaagagcaacatGCGGCATCGCCCCATTGCTCTTGGTGTCAATGGTTTGGCCGATGCCTTCCTTGCCCTGCGCCTGCCGTTCGACTCCGCCGAAGCAAGACAGCTAAACATCCAGATCTTTGAGACCATCTATCACGGTGCTTTGACTGCATCTTGtgagctggccaaggagTTTGGTCCTTATGAAACTTACGAGGGCTCCCCCGTCTCTCAGGGTATTCTCCAGTATGATATGTGGGACAGAACCCCCACGGACCTCTGGGACTGGGATTCTCTGAAGGCGAAGATTGCCCAGCACGGTGTTCGTAACAGTTTGTTGGTGGCACCGATGCCCACCGCAAGCACCAGCCAGATTCTGGGCTTCAACGAATGTTTTGAGCCTTACACCTCGAACATCTACTCTCGCCGTGTTCTTGCTGGTGAGTTCCAGGTCGTTAACCCTTGGCTTCTCAAGGATCTTGTCGACCTTGGTCTGTGGTCGGACAACATGAAAAACCGTATCATCGCAGATGGTGGCTCCGTTCAAAACATTCCCAACATTCCCGCCGACATCAAGGCTCTCTACAAGACCGTGTGGGAAATCTCCCAACGTACCATCCTGCAGATGGCCGCCGACCGTGGTGCTTTCATTGACCAGTCTCAATCTCTCAACATTCACCTGAAGGAGCCTACTATGGGCAAGCTCACCAGTATGCACTTTGCTGGGTGGAAAATGGGTTTGAAGACTGGAATGTACTACCTGCGAACCATGGCTGCCTCCGCTCCCATCCAGTTTACTGTTGATCAGGAGCAACTTAAGGTTGCTGATACTAATGTTGCTCGAGCCAACGCTGCCTACAAGAAGAGAGCCGCCGGATCCGTGCCTACCACATACTCTGCTGTTCCTCGTACAACGAGCGCTCCGCTCAACGGCCACAGCGAGGACGGCAGCCCGCGAGCTCTTGCCGCCGATGTCACTGCAGATAGTGAAACCGGCGTGAACGGCTcccaggaggaagatgatgagcgGGAGAGCGGCGAGCGGGAGAGCGACATTTACTCTCAAAAGGTCCTTCAGTGCAGCATCGAGAATAAGGAGGCTTGTCTGATGTGCCAAGGTTAG
- the aspf7 gene encoding RlpA-like double-psi beta-barrel domain-containing protein: MAPIFKSLALVSALFAAISSAAPVNLDKREVDVVWTTVTTVVWTTIDVTTTIYPTPQAPTPPVVESTPTPTPSAAPEQAEPIETSTQPETTKSQPTQPSVATFIPVAAAAAAADSAAPIPEEPAPQPATTAAPSTSTTTQAAPSAPPAANSGSTEKAASSGYSGPCSKGSPCVGQLTYYDTATSASAPSSCGLTNDGFSENVVALPVGIMTDADCGKTVTITYNGITKTATVVDKCMGCKPTDLDASRHLFGELADFSAGRIDGMSWYFN; this comes from the coding sequence ATGGCTCCTATCTTCAAGTCCCTTGCGCTCGTTAGCGCTCTTTTCGCTGCCATCAGCTCGGCCGCCCCTGTCAACCTTGACAAGCGTGAAGTGGACGTAGTGTGGACAACGGTCACCACTGTCGTCTGGACCACCATCGATGTGACCACTACCATCTACCCTACTCCGCAGGCCCCCACTCCCCCTGTCGTTGAGTCTACTCCGACCCCAACTCCATCAGCTGCTCCCGAGCAGGCCGAGCCGATCGAGACCTCAACGCAGCCCGAGACCACCAAGTCTCAGCCCACTCAACCTTCTGTCGCTACGTTCATTCctgtcgccgccgccgctgctgctgctgattcTGCTGCTCCCATCCCTGAAGAGCCGGCTCCTCAGCCTGCTACCACCGCAGCTCCTTCCACTTCTACTACTACCCAGGCTGCCCCGTCCGCTCCGCCAGCCGCTAACAGCGGTAGCACTGAAAAGGCGGCCAGCAGCGGATACAGTGGCCCCTGCTCCAAGGGCTCACCCTGCGTTGGCCAGCTCACGTACTATGACACGGCTACTTCCGCCAGCGCTCCCAGCAGCTGCGGCCTGACCAACGACGGCTTTTCTGAGAACGTGGTCGCGCTTCCCGTGGGCATCATGACTGACGCTGACTGCGGCAAGACCGTGACCATCACCTACAACGGTATCACCAAGACCGCTACTGTCGTGGACAAGTGCATGGGTTGCAAGCCCACCGATCTCGACGCGTCCCGGCACTTGTTCGGCGAGCTGGCTGATTTCAGTGCGGGCCGTATCGACGGCATGTCGTGGTACTTCAACTAA